In a genomic window of Chaetodon auriga isolate fChaAug3 chromosome 1, fChaAug3.hap1, whole genome shotgun sequence:
- the sdhaf2 gene encoding succinate dehydrogenase assembly factor 2, mitochondrial yields the protein MLSSVAKRLVTGVCQAAWRPAATGLVSSRGYRGDAPDDTRGDLIEIPLPPWEEKPNEPIEIKKRRLLYESRKRGMLENCILLSLFAKRYLNTMSENQLQQYDRLINEPSNDWDIYYWATEAQPTPDVYQGEVMDMLKEFTKNRNHEQRLDAPNLEYLDKESQ from the exons ATGCTGTCGTCTGTGGCGAAAAGA CTGGTGACAGGAGTGTGCCAGGCGGCGTGGAGACCAGCCGCCACAGGACTGGTATCATCTCGTGGTTACCGTGGAGACGCGCCAGATGACACCAGGGGTGACCTGATTGAGATCCCTTTGCCCCCTTGGGAGGAGAAACCCAACGAGCCCATTGAGATCAAGAAGCGCCGCCTGCTGTATGAGAGTCGCAAGAGGGGCATGCTGGAGAACTGCATTTTGCTCAG CCTTTTTGCAAAGCGATACCTGAACACAATGAGTGagaaccagctgcagcagtacGACAGGCTGATTAATGAACCAAGCAATGACTGGGACATCTACTACTGGGCAACAG AAGCTCAGCCCACCCCTGACGTGTACCAAGGGGAGGTCATGGATATGCTGAAGGAGTTCACAAAGAATCGAAACCATGAACAGAGGTTAGATGCACCCAACTTGGAGTACCTGGACAAGGAAAGTCAATGA